A portion of the Paenibacillus marchantiae genome contains these proteins:
- a CDS encoding S9 family peptidase, whose amino-acid sequence MNSLRGITSEDLFQITWVNDPTPSPQGGQLVYVSRKTNEARDGYSSHLRLLNLENQKDRAFTSGDKDHAPAWSPDGSQLAFLREHEGKTQVWLIASDGGEAQQVSHLKHGVSSLLWSPDGLTLLVKSSVDMSEKDEDETEDINKKLLQELVVDRIRMKSDSGGLWNGRRTHLFRVPTEGGEAIPVTTGHYDVGDYVWSPDGESIAWIAQFPEEGEQHNDYTLTNHVYRAKADGSDVQQLTPEGYSFGRLTYAPDGQSLALLASDRSYGNATLVKLYTLPISGGQPVCLSKDWDVQINHSLVGDMRSHLTNTGPVFSRDGSSILCLVTIEGSVRIARFARDGSHAEYILPDEKEFYQFAELENGQIVAGVADVLHPGDLFLYTQPDEVGAEPIQLTHSNPQLDEEIQLSTPETFWFDSSDGLRLQGWMLKPAGMVEGVKVPTILEIHGGPHMMYGFTFMHEFQILAAQGYAVVYINPRGGLGYGQQFVNACRGDYGGGDYRDLMEAMDYALSRYSFIDESRLGVTGGSYGGFMTNWIVGHTDRFKAAVTQRSISNWLSFYGVSDIGFFFTEDQIGGNAWDDTEKLWKHSPLAYVGNVSTPLLILHGEQDLRCPIEQAEQLYVALKRRKQTTRFVRFPGANHELSRGGHPHLRVRRLEHIAGWFNKHL is encoded by the coding sequence ATGAATAGTCTGCGCGGCATAACATCGGAAGATCTTTTTCAGATTACATGGGTTAATGATCCAACTCCGTCTCCTCAGGGCGGACAACTGGTATATGTAAGTCGGAAAACAAACGAAGCACGAGACGGTTATTCTTCTCACCTGAGACTCCTTAACCTGGAGAACCAGAAGGACAGAGCTTTCACATCCGGAGATAAGGATCACGCTCCTGCTTGGTCGCCGGATGGTTCACAGCTTGCTTTTTTACGAGAACATGAAGGCAAAACACAAGTGTGGCTGATCGCCTCAGATGGTGGAGAAGCACAGCAAGTCAGCCATTTAAAGCATGGCGTTAGCTCCCTGCTCTGGTCACCGGATGGGCTCACTTTGCTTGTTAAATCATCTGTGGACATGAGTGAAAAAGACGAAGATGAAACGGAAGACATAAATAAAAAACTGCTGCAAGAACTTGTCGTGGATCGAATTCGAATGAAATCTGACAGCGGTGGATTGTGGAACGGTCGACGAACCCATCTCTTCCGTGTTCCAACTGAAGGCGGAGAAGCGATCCCTGTAACTACAGGCCATTATGACGTCGGGGACTATGTGTGGTCGCCGGATGGGGAGTCCATTGCCTGGATCGCTCAGTTTCCGGAAGAAGGCGAGCAGCATAACGATTACACCCTGACAAACCATGTGTATCGTGCCAAGGCTGACGGATCTGACGTGCAGCAGTTGACTCCGGAAGGATACTCTTTCGGCCGGCTGACGTACGCACCTGATGGACAATCCCTTGCACTGCTTGCCAGCGACCGTTCCTATGGAAATGCTACGTTGGTCAAGCTCTATACCCTTCCGATCTCAGGCGGCCAACCCGTATGTCTGAGCAAGGATTGGGATGTACAGATCAATCATAGCCTCGTTGGTGATATGCGCTCACACTTAACTAATACGGGCCCGGTATTCAGTCGTGATGGTTCATCCATTCTCTGTCTTGTTACTATTGAAGGTAGCGTCCGGATTGCCCGATTCGCACGAGATGGCAGCCATGCCGAATACATCTTGCCGGACGAGAAAGAGTTCTATCAATTTGCTGAGCTCGAAAATGGACAGATTGTGGCAGGCGTAGCAGACGTACTTCATCCTGGTGATCTCTTTCTGTATACCCAACCTGATGAAGTTGGGGCCGAGCCTATACAATTGACCCATAGCAATCCTCAACTGGATGAAGAAATCCAACTTAGCACACCGGAGACCTTCTGGTTCGATTCCTCTGATGGCCTGCGACTGCAAGGCTGGATGCTGAAACCGGCTGGTATGGTGGAAGGGGTCAAAGTCCCAACCATCCTTGAGATTCATGGCGGTCCACATATGATGTATGGCTTTACATTTATGCATGAGTTCCAGATCCTCGCAGCACAGGGGTATGCTGTTGTATATATCAATCCAAGAGGTGGGCTCGGATACGGGCAGCAATTCGTGAATGCCTGCCGGGGTGACTATGGCGGCGGGGATTATCGTGATCTGATGGAAGCCATGGATTATGCGTTGTCCCGATATTCGTTTATCGACGAGTCCCGTCTGGGCGTCACTGGCGGCAGCTATGGTGGCTTCATGACTAACTGGATTGTTGGACATACTGACCGTTTCAAGGCAGCCGTCACTCAGCGTTCCATCTCTAACTGGCTCTCGTTCTACGGAGTCAGTGATATTGGATTCTTTTTCACGGAAGACCAGATTGGCGGTAATGCATGGGATGACACCGAGAAGTTATGGAAACACTCCCCGCTTGCATATGTGGGTAATGTCAGCACGCCGCTGCTGATTTTGCATGGTGAGCAGGATCTGCGTTGTCCGATTGAACAAGCTGAACAACTATATGTTGCCTTGAAGCGACGCAAACAGACCACTCGGTTCGTTCGTTTCCCGGGAGCCAATCACGAGCTGTCCCGTGGAGGTCACCCGCACTTAAGGGTACGTCGTCTGGAGCATATTGCCGGATGGTTTAACAAGCACTTGTAA
- a CDS encoding STM3941 family protein produces MSTSYDQQHVEYPSRKRMAWLTVGAALFVAAGFFLMFDDSSAKGSAISSVIGLFSIIFFGLCLCYSLVKMIKKEPSFVVDEHGFVDSSSYTSGGLIAWKDVENIFMYEFMGQKMIGVKLWDERAFLDRQNGMKRKLMTVNSSIVDATVSIAQNSLSLPLDQLYIMMVERWKQSNERASEGSNFDLFNNE; encoded by the coding sequence TTGTCCACATCCTATGATCAACAGCACGTGGAATACCCGAGCCGGAAGCGAATGGCATGGCTTACAGTGGGGGCGGCACTTTTTGTAGCAGCCGGATTTTTTTTGATGTTTGATGATTCTTCAGCCAAGGGATCTGCCATTTCTTCCGTTATAGGCTTGTTCTCCATTATATTTTTTGGGCTTTGTCTCTGCTACAGCCTGGTGAAGATGATTAAGAAGGAACCTTCCTTTGTTGTCGATGAACATGGGTTTGTGGATTCATCTTCTTACACATCAGGAGGGTTAATTGCCTGGAAAGATGTTGAGAATATTTTTATGTATGAATTCATGGGACAGAAGATGATTGGGGTTAAATTGTGGGACGAGAGAGCGTTTCTTGATCGTCAGAATGGGATGAAGCGCAAATTAATGACGGTAAACAGCAGCATAGTCGATGCTACGGTAAGCATTGCCCAGAACAGCCTCTCATTACCACTGGACCAGTTGTATATCATGATGGTGGAGCGTTGGAAGCAATCGAATGAAAGGGCGAGTGAAGGAAGTAACTTTGATCTGTTTAATAATGAATAG
- a CDS encoding MalY/PatB family protein: MSKNNNHTFDEPINRLSTGSEKWDALEEIFGVADALPMWVADMDFAAPPSVIQALKTRMEHGIFGYTVRTDAYHAALSGWMERRHNWSINDEWVVFTPGIVPALSIAVQRFTEPGDAVVIQTPVYAPFYDVVRGQDRELMTNPLVENDGHYSMDLEHLESCLKTGRVKMLILCSPHNPVGRVWTREELQSLAALCVQYNVLIVSDEIHADLVHQRGAHTTMALISDAVADLSIICTAPSKTFNIPGLCTSNIIIPNAQLRESFMQGVKTMGLANISTLGAVASEAAYNGAEEWLDDCLAYIRGNMDYVQEYVAEHMPQIGIRLPEATYLLWMDFRKLNIPHAQLCTMLLKEAGLAFNDGSIFGAEGTGFMRINLACPRSTVEEAMRRLSVLMGRLSTK, translated from the coding sequence ATGAGCAAGAACAATAATCATACATTTGACGAGCCGATTAATCGGCTCTCCACGGGATCAGAGAAATGGGATGCGCTTGAGGAGATCTTTGGTGTTGCAGATGCACTCCCCATGTGGGTTGCTGATATGGATTTCGCCGCTCCACCATCGGTCATTCAGGCGTTGAAGACTCGAATGGAACATGGGATTTTTGGCTATACGGTGCGAACAGATGCGTATCACGCAGCGCTATCGGGATGGATGGAGCGACGTCACAACTGGAGCATTAACGATGAATGGGTTGTATTCACCCCAGGTATTGTGCCTGCACTCAGTATTGCTGTACAACGGTTCACCGAACCGGGAGATGCAGTAGTAATTCAGACTCCGGTATATGCACCCTTCTATGATGTGGTACGTGGTCAAGACAGAGAACTGATGACTAATCCGTTGGTGGAGAACGATGGACATTACTCCATGGATTTGGAACATCTGGAATCCTGCCTGAAGACGGGTCGGGTCAAAATGTTAATTCTGTGCAGTCCTCACAACCCGGTCGGACGGGTATGGACTCGTGAAGAACTTCAAAGCCTTGCTGCACTCTGCGTGCAATATAATGTACTCATCGTTTCAGATGAGATTCATGCCGATCTGGTCCACCAACGCGGTGCGCATACAACAATGGCCCTTATTTCTGATGCTGTCGCTGATCTCAGCATCATCTGTACAGCACCAAGCAAAACGTTCAACATTCCAGGTCTCTGCACCTCCAATATCATCATTCCAAACGCCCAGCTGCGGGAATCATTCATGCAGGGCGTGAAAACGATGGGACTTGCCAACATCAGCACGTTGGGAGCAGTTGCATCCGAAGCGGCCTACAACGGTGCTGAAGAATGGCTGGATGACTGTCTTGCCTATATCCGCGGAAATATGGATTACGTGCAGGAGTATGTCGCAGAGCATATGCCTCAAATCGGAATCCGACTTCCAGAAGCGACTTACCTGCTGTGGATGGATTTCCGAAAGTTGAATATCCCACATGCGCAGCTGTGTACGATGCTGCTCAAGGAAGCGGGACTCGCCTTCAATGATGGAAGTATCTTCGGAGCAGAAGGCACAGGATTCATGCGCATAAATTTGGCCTGCCCACGTTCAACAGTGGAAGAAGCCATGCGCAGATTGTCTGTGCTAATGGGCAGGCTGTCGACCAAGTAA
- a CDS encoding ABC transporter ATP-binding protein, which produces MPLEARKTGYRYGKDAWVFQDISMKVPQGEVVGLWGPSGCGKTSLGRILAGYVEPLAGQVLLDGKPLPKTGACPVQLVFQHPEKAVNPRWRMRRVLKEAMIEDQELLDDLGIQMNWLDRRPGELSGGELQRFCVARALGTATRYVIADEMTTMLDAITQAQIWHTVMNIARQRNLGLLIISHDWELLDRLCDRIVQMPTS; this is translated from the coding sequence ATGCCACTTGAAGCTAGAAAGACAGGGTATCGTTATGGTAAAGATGCTTGGGTATTTCAGGATATAAGTATGAAAGTACCGCAGGGGGAGGTCGTTGGCTTGTGGGGGCCCAGTGGCTGTGGAAAAACAAGTCTTGGGCGTATCCTTGCAGGGTATGTGGAACCGTTGGCAGGTCAAGTGTTGCTGGATGGGAAGCCGCTTCCCAAAACCGGAGCCTGTCCGGTCCAACTTGTATTCCAGCATCCGGAGAAAGCGGTGAATCCACGCTGGCGCATGCGCCGTGTCTTGAAGGAAGCCATGATCGAGGATCAGGAGCTGCTCGATGACTTGGGTATCCAGATGAATTGGCTGGATCGAAGGCCCGGTGAGTTGTCAGGCGGAGAATTGCAACGATTCTGCGTTGCACGTGCACTCGGCACAGCAACTCGTTACGTGATCGCTGATGAGATGACCACCATGCTGGATGCGATCACACAGGCACAGATCTGGCATACCGTGATGAATATCGCGCGTCAGCGTAACCTGGGACTGTTGATCATCAGCCATGATTGGGAGTTGCTGGACAGGTTATGTGATCGGATTGTGCAGATGCCAACTTCATAA